In the Acidobacteriota bacterium genome, GTTGGGTCAACATAAAGCCATGCGTTTCGGTATGGAGAAGGAGCGTCGTCGCCTTTTGTCCGACCGATTACTGTTAGAAGAGTTTTCTGCTGCCCTCGCCTTACTTCAATCAGAAACGATCCGTCCGATTGACGGAGAGATTTCATCGTCTCTTTATCAAGAACATCGATGATGGTTTTCTCTTTATCGCTCCATGGACCGTTATTTACATGGCAGCTCATGCATGATTTTGCTTTCCCTAAAATACCTACAGCAGGTGGATACGAGAATGCATTCTGTATCGATCCTGCTGATAGGATAACGGTAATGACAAGAAACACTAATGTTCTCATTTCTGTCCTCCTTCTAGAGTTGTTTTTTCATTCAACCCCTATATATTAAAGTTGCCAAGTTTCATAATTAAAAAATTAGGCAACTAGAATAGTGGATCAAGAGAAGTTGTCAATGGCAGTCACGGCCAGAACCCGCAAGAGGGACGGCATGACATTCTTCTACATCGACTTCTACGTGAACGGAAGGAGAAAGAGAGAGAAGGCGGGAACAGGATATTGGCCGACGTGCTCAATCGTGTTATGTTTTGATTCAAACGAGCAGCCTGATCATGCGGAGAGGTGCTGGAGTGGCCGAACAGGGCTGCCTGCTTATCGAGATTCATGAGACTTGCTCCATTCACTTCTTCATTTTCCCCTTTCTCCAGGGAAGGGTAAGAATGAGATGAGAATGTGATGGCCAACTCTTTTATAGAGTTTTATTGGGAGTTCTGAGAAGTGATACAAGAATCGAATTGCGGTTCCATTCACCTTCTGCAATCCGAAAAGGTTTTCATTGAAGATAAAGGCTTTTTCAACATGGTACTTGGTTATAAAGCTAAAGATTGATTTGCCAATCATAGGTTTTGATAATACTGATTTTACTTCCACGGGAATCTTCTCATTAACTATAAAATCAACTTCCGCCTTTGATTTCGTTCGCCAGTATTTCAAAGTAAAGGATCGTTTCATCAATTCCGAGAATACAAAATTTTCATAGAGGGCTTCCTTATCCAGTCGTGAGTCCATCTTTTTGAAATCGCCTATCACGGCATTCCTCAGTCCTGTATCGTAGAAATAGATCTTTGGGTTCTTCACAAGTTCCGTTCTTTTATTTGTAAAGTACGGCTTCAGAAGATGAACGATGTAAGTCTTTTCCAGCATGTTAAGATGTTTTTTCAGTTCAGGCGTTTTCTGTTGAGCGAGGGTCGATAGCTCTTCATACGAAATCACATTTCCCGTTTGCAAGGAGAGCGCTTTGATAAGATTCAGCATTTTGTAATCATCCATGAATCCAACCATGTCTCTAACATCCCGTAAAAGGTATATATTGAAAATATTTTTCAAAACTTCCT is a window encoding:
- a CDS encoding DUF4143 domain-containing protein — its product is MLKEFIVYGGYPRVVLAHNDAEKQEVLKNIFNIYLLRDVRDMVGFMDDYKMLNLIKALSLQTGNVISYEELSTLAQQKTPELKKHLNMLEKTYIVHLLKPYFTNKRTELVKNPKIYFYDTGLRNAVIGDFKKMDSRLDKEALYENFVFSELMKRSFTLKYWRTKSKAEVDFIVNEKIPVEVKSVLSKPMIGKSIFSFITKYHVEKAFIFNENLFGLQKVNGTAIRFLYHFSELPIKLYKRVGHHILISFLPFPGERGK